DNA sequence from the Cotesia glomerata isolate CgM1 unplaced genomic scaffold, MPM_Cglom_v2.3 scaffold_1123, whole genome shotgun sequence genome:
gtgttataaaattaaattttattgcatgcccagcgaagcgggcgggtatctatagatctatctatatatatatagatatatatatatacacagtgtcccagaagtaatggacgccattgtagcatctgataaaaaaaataattctgagatgaaaagtccttagccattttttaatcagacgcatagataattaattattaattaaagtaacgTCACTTTATGTGTtagagatatttatttttatattttttttatattatttttttcatcagatgctacaatggcgtccgttacttctgggacaatatatatatagcatatatatatatatatatatatatatatatatatatatatatatatatatatatatatatatgtgtattttctgactcagctcgttGAGTTTAGTTGAaatattgcaaaatttttcgaaagttccgtcatgaggaccaatgcaaaagttagatttctatgaaatctactaaaaatgaacttttattattaaatgttaaattttatctgttttataatatatgtacGTAAAACATCATATCGTATTAGATGAAGGAGAACTGTTCAACCATCATAGTTACTGAGAGGATTACCACTATGAATTAGTTCTTGTAATTCATTAAAGAACCAATTTATATTCGGAATCTATACAGAAATCAATCAAATTTGTTATTGgctcaattcaaaaaaatggaaaaCTTAAAATTCAAAGTTTTTGATTTCTTACACAAACAGGTGAGtctattataaaattgtatattaacaattataatgaGAAGAAAAGTTCAACAAAGTGAATCTAACGATTTATAATACTTTCATTTAAGCATCAGTCACAAATTCCGTCCATGGGTTTGCACCCGGATCTCTTAAATCCACTTGAATCTAATCAACCCGTTAATTGTGTGGAgcttaattttcttaaaaatctaGGGAATGAAGTTATTTCGGATGATAAGATACTTGAATCTATCGAATcagtttattttcaaattgatGACTCATTTGATCCGTGTAAACATGAACTTAACAAAATTTCGTATCGTCCTAATTGCAagcaaattgaaaaaattaatcaacaaTTCAATCAACAACAATATGTAGTTTCTAAAAAAGTACTACAACTAATCTTACAAAAACAAAGTGCATGCAATCAACAATTTCATGAAGCCTTAAGTATACATAATGAATTGCACAATCTTATTACAACATGTAAAGTTGGCAGATTAAGTCTTCATTCGgctacaataaaatttacgataGCAAGTCTTGGCATCCTCGCTAATTACAAACGACGTCAAACCATTGAGAAACTCATGTATAGCTTCAACTCGATAAAAACTTTAGTAATTATGACTTTACtacttattaaattgaattagtCTTTCTACAATAGTACAACAAATGTGtttcatgtaatttttctctttattttAGCGACATACAGAAGATCTTCTACAAGATTTATTACATGATGGGAATTTTCCCGGAGCAATATCTCTTTTACTTGATTGTCGGAGTGTAGCAGAAacatataaacatttttactgcATTGCAGCCTTGAACAAAAAGCTGCAGGATACACTAGAACAAGTTGAAGAGACTTTAGATTCTAATTTAACCAAAATTTGCGAACATTTTGATGAACAGATATATTCATCAATTCAAGAAGCATATCAGTTATTAGGCAAAACTCAAATGGCTATAGATCAGTTGCATATGCATTATACAGTAACAATTCATAATACTGCttttgatattgtttattCTTATGTAGGTGGCAATGTAAAGAGacaatttaaacaaatatgTGAATCGATTTCaaacgaaaattttattatctgcttaattgatttgagtaaaactTTATGGAAAATAATTCATTCATATTATCAAGTACTCAATTGGCATGGAGCTTGTGGCAAATACATCGTAGAACAAGAcgaaaaatcaaataaaaatatttacaacaaaCAATATGTACAACAAAAATTGGAAACAGGTATCGTGAAAATATGGCACGATATTGAgatcaaaatttcaacataTTTAATGAGTACTAACGTCACTTGCTTTAAATTCGAACAATTTGTTCGAATTTTAAGTATCATTA
Encoded proteins:
- the LOC123273647 gene encoding syndetin-like — translated: MENLKFKVFDFLHKQHQSQIPSMGLHPDLLNPLESNQPVNCVELNFLKNLGNEVISDDKILESIESVYFQIDDSFDPCKHELNKISYRPNCKQIEKINQQFNQQQYVVSKKVLQLILQKQSACNQQFHEALSIHNELHNLITTCKVGRLSLHSATIKFTIASLGILANYKRRQTIEKLMYSFNSIKTLRHTEDLLQDLLHDGNFPGAISLLLDCRSVAETYKHFYCIAALNKKLQDTLEQVEETLDSNLTKICEHFDEQIYSSIQEAYQLLGKTQMAIDQLHMHYTVTIHNTAFDIVYSYVGGNVKRQFKQICESISNENFIICLIDLSKTLWKIIHSYYQVLNWHGACGKYIVEQDEKSNKNIYNKQYVQQKLETGIVKIWHDIEIKISTYLMSTNVTCFKFEQFVRILSIINR